A genome region from Erigeron canadensis isolate Cc75 chromosome 3, C_canadensis_v1, whole genome shotgun sequence includes the following:
- the LOC122590977 gene encoding ER membrane protein complex subunit 8/9 homolog, which produces MNNGNINGDCRYVISQNAYIKLVLHSLKHKTSAVNGVLLGRLSAGDVVEIFDSVPLFHSPQIGLLPSLEISLLMIEEYYSSQGLSIVGYFHANERFDDNELGTVARNIADHIYRYFPQAAVLLLDNKKLGALQNKKDTAIVMQLYTRDSSKSWKQVESDGTKRITTKEPSANVVLLDFISSEKWNDIVDFDDHLDDISKDWSNSELFK; this is translated from the exons ATGAACAACGGCAACATCAACGGCGATTGCAGGTACGTGATATCTCAAAATGCATACATTAAGCTCGTCCTTCATTCCTTGAAACACAAAACCTCCGCCGTTAACGGCGTCCTTCTCGGCCGTCTCTCCGCCGGCGATGTTGTTGAAATCTTCGATTCCGTCCCTCTTTTTCACTCTCCTCAGATCGGATTACTTCCTTCTCTTGAGATCTCCTTACTTATG ATAGAAGAGTATTACAGTTCACAGGGACTGAGTATCGTTGGTTATTTCCACGCGAACGAGCGATTCGACGATAATGAGCTCGGTACTGTTGCTAGGAATATTGCTGATCATATCTATCGTTATTTTCCACAAGCTGCAGTTCTTTTG CTAGATAACAAAAAACTTGGAGCTTTGCAAAACAAGAAGGATACAGCTATAGTAATGCAG CTATATACACGAGACTCCTCAAAGAGCTGGAAGCAAGTTGAGTCGGATGGAACCAAGCGGATTACCACCAAGGAGCCATCTGCCAACGTTGTCCTATTGGATTTTATTTCATCGGAGAAATGGAATGATATTGTAGATTTTGATGACCACCTTGATGACATAAGCAA GGATTGGTCTAACTCGGAACTCTTCAAGTAA
- the LOC122590708 gene encoding GPN-loop GTPase 3-like: MGYAQLVIGPAGSGKSTYCSSLYQHCEATRRRIHFVNLDPAAENFDYLVAIDIRELISLDDVVVQMGLLCTAWSQIELFSHVPVLKIFVEHLQRKNFNVCAVYLLDSQFITDVTKFIGGCMSSLSAMVQLEVPHVNILSKMDPVARKKDIEDYLEPEPQALLSELNKRMAPQFQKLNKALIELVDQYSMVSFVPLDLRKESSVQFGEDADVKIRDFDPDEDQD; encoded by the exons ATGGGCTATGCTCAGTTGGTCATTGGTCCTGCTGGAAGTGGGAAG TCTACTTATTGCTCAAGTTTGTACCAACATTGTGAAGCTACTAGACGAAGGATTCATTTTGTTAATCTTGATCCTGCTGCTGAAAATTTTGATTATCTTGTCGCCATAG ATATACGGGAGCTTATATCGTTGGATGATGTTGTGGTCCAAATGGGGCTCTTATGTACTGCATGGA GCCAAATCGAACTCTTTTCTCATGTTCCTGTTCTGAAGATCTTTGTGGAACATTTGCAGCGTAAGAATTTCAACGTTTGTGCTGTATACCTGCTTGACTCCCAG TTCATAACGGATGTGACCAAGTTTATCGGTGGTTGTATGTCTTCGCTCTCTGCGATGGTTCAACTTGAAGTACCGCATGTTAACATCCTCTCTAAAATGGACCCTGTGGCTAGAAAAAAAGACATTGAAGA TTACTTGGAACCAGAGCCTCAGGCTCTGCTGTCTGAACTGAATAAGCGCATGGCTCCTCAGTTCCAAAAGCTTAATAAGGCCTTAATTGAATTG GTGGATCAGTACAGCATGGTGAGCTTTGTGCCGCTTGATTTAAGGAAGGAGAGCAG CGTTCAATTTGGAGAAGATGCTGATGTGAAGATTAGAGATTTTGACCCGGATGAAGATCAGGACTAA
- the LOC122590975 gene encoding DNA-directed RNA polymerases I and III subunit rpac1, whose protein sequence is MPKVDIWDLPELPKNQLPPHLQLQRTRVSCNNDAPTNTENITYSGAYASMGVDNMVRLNDFKEKFQVKVTKLNEEDMEFDLIGIDASIANAFRRILISEVPTMAIEKVLVANSSSLVQDEVLAHRLGLIPIKVDPRLFDYMSENDVPNEKNSIVFKLNFKCDRKSGERRTVYSQDLKWLPSGSEYVLPTETPSDTTSKPKTYTSFTSSQDSLPEFSNNPITVASDIIISKLGPGQEIELEAHAIKGIGKTHAKWSPVATAWYRMLPEVVLLQDIQDEDAEILVKKCPVKVFDIEDIGKGKKRATVTRPRACTLCRECVREPGWEEKVALRRVKDHFIFTIESTGALPPEVLFTEAVKILEDKCERVITELS, encoded by the exons ATGCCAAAGGTAGATATATGGGATCTGCCCGAACTGCCCAAGAATCAGCTGCCACCTCATCTTCAACTCCAAAGAACACGCGTCTCATGTAACAACGATGCTCCAACTAAT aCGGAGAATATTACATATTCAGGTGCATATGCATCAATGGGAGTTGATAATATGGTTAGGTTAAATGATTTTAAGGAAAAGTTTCAAGTTAAGGTTACTAAGCTTAATGAAGAAGATATGGAGTTCGATTTGATCGGAATCGATGCTTCCATCGCCAATGCCTTCAGGCGAATCCTCATTTCCGAG GTGCCCACAATGGCAATTGAGAAGGTTCTTGTTGCAAACAGTTCATCGCTGGTACAAGATGAAGTACTTGCTCACCGATTGGGTCTCATACCGATAAAAGTTGACCCAAGGCTGTTTGATTATATGTCAG AAAACGATGTCCCTAACGAAAAAAATTCGATTGTTTTTAAACTCAATTTCAAATGTGACCGAAAATCTGGTGAACGCAGGACAG TGTATTCTCAAGATTTGAAGTGGTTGCCATCTGGGAGTGAGTACGTACTGCCCACAGAAACTCCTTCAGATACAACatcaaaaccaaaaacataCACATCATTTACTTCCAGCCAAGACTCCTTGCCCGAATTTTCGAATAATCCTATCACTGTGGCTTCTgatatcatcatatcaaaaCTTGGTCCAGGGCAG GAAATTGAGCTAGAAGCACATGCCATTAAAGGCATTGGTAAAACACATGCCAAATGGTCTCCTGTGGCCACTGCCTGGTACAGAATGCTTCCCGAG GTTGTATTGCTGCAAGACATTCAGGACGAGGACGCTGAGATACTTGTAAAGAAATGCCCAGTTAAGGTGTTTGACATTGAAGATATTGGTAAAG GTAAGAAGAGGGCAACTGTGACTCGACCAAGAGCTTGCACCCTGTGTAGGGAATGCGTTAGAGAGCCTGGATGGGAGGAAAAGGTGGCACTACGGCGCGTTAAAGATCATTTTATCT TCACGATAGAATCTACCGGAGCATTGCCTCCTGAGGTGCTATTTACTGAAGCTGTCAAGATCTTGGAAGACAAGTGTGAACGTGTGATAACTGAGCTCTCATAG
- the LOC122592727 gene encoding GBF-interacting protein 1-like, with protein MSGGDSSRVPIPKDVRKSIHEIKKTHPKYADDFIHTILKDSSFNKTESLKRLNMIHDVTEIARKHSCDDVYTMLKECNMDPNESAQRLLYIDTFHEVKKKQDRRKNINVDTAEDFRRTRGNQLRGANGGQGTVYSSNALDDVGGGRSFNSGRENGTFNRLERLSRPILPVHSEKMSVVHVAKSDANINSIPAMPNGSYISKLALKPTDIGGGRSLSSARENGATKLPEKVSRQALPVHSEKVNCAVHVAKTDGNVNSKPAMSNGSYLSKLASRRSADVSSSTSDPVVSQITKHNCPVGTINCEIVRRSVPSVSNGRSPNGMKSSAKESASAIIPVIAEAPDVSSTRGLESNVVEKDRIPKSLQPPLLSIHNDSHVVISSLDTHPSQIVNEPQKVAASEQMTVSGADSHVVPEAESELKTSAPKLDVMLEKLAISSHQPVIFPDHLQVPDNFRSLFTFGSLDAASDDSSPLSVIESSQQNGEVITEPFSSNQDVFPTAQEGESQDFPLPQLSEQVMPFEDNSSDPPVEHENTELESTSPTAGFQIPIQLSEQVLPYEDKISSDPPVEHDSKLESTPSTAGFQNPVLPPSFGYMPHVIGPHFVQLDVPEIQSGSSVSASVLGPTPTTQAVMAGQGSMALSPPLFPYFRPPYPSYIPYNPYFPHMYLPQNAHLLNHGVFPLQPPTGNVHLQAVAGGKFPASQYKQSNNEDLNVSQPKENNTHSAVQQVDDAQVWGPAGGRDAPILVPNYFYNFPQGQHMAFSPLHAGLYHSSQTITAQSTVGPLVYQSPSTSGNIELVVQPPGSHQQSQYAPQINSNSALPNRETN; from the exons ATGTCCGGCGGCGATTCATCTAGGGTTCCGATTCCAAAAGACGTCCGTAAATCAATTCATGAAATCAAGAAAACCCACCCAAAATACGCCGACGATTTCATCCACACCATACTTAAAGACTCCAGTTTCAACAAAACCGAATCCCTCAAACGATTAAATATGATTCATGACGTCACTGAAATCGCCAGAAAACATAGCTGTGATGATGTTTATACAATGCTTAAGGAATGTAATATGGATCCTAATGAATCTGCTCAACGCCTTCTTTATATCG ATACTTTTCATGAGGTCAAAAAGAAACAAGACAGGCGGAAAAAT ATAAACGTTGATACTGCTGAAGACTTTAGACGGACCCGGGGTAACCAATTGCGGGGAGCTAATGGTGGACAAGGGACTGTTTACTCATCAAATGCGTTAGATG ATGTTGGAGGTGGGAGAAGTTTTAATTCAGGAAGGGAAAACGGAACTTTTAATCGTCTTGAGAGGCTTTCAAGGCCGATCTTGCCAGTTCATTCCGAAAAAATGAGCGTTGTACATGTGGCGAA ATCTGATGCCAATATCAATAGCATACCAGCTATGCCTAATGGGAGTTATATCTCTAAGCTTGCACTCAAACCGACAG ATATTGGAGGTGGGAGAAGCTTGAGTTCTGCAAGGGAAAATGGGGCCACCAAGCTCCCTGAGAAGGTTTCGAGACAGGCATTGCCAGTTCATTCTGAAAAAGTAAACTGTGCGGTACATGTGGCAAA AACTGATGGCAATGTAAATAGTAAACCAGCTATGTCCAATGGGAGTTACCTTTCTAAGCTTGCATCCAGAAGATCTGCAG ATGTCTCGTCATCTACTTCAGATCCTGTTGTTTCCCAGATCACTAAGCACAATTGTCCTGTGGGTACCATAAACTGTGAGATTGTAAGACGTAGTGTACCCAGTGTATCAAATGGCAGAAGTCCAAATGGAATGAAGTCTAGTGCTAAAGAATCAGCCTCTGCTATCATTCCAGTCATTGCAGAAGCTCCAGATGTCTCAAGCACAAGGGGGTTAGAATCTAATGTAGTTGAAAAGGATCGGATTCCCAAGTCCTTGCAGCCACCTTTGTTGTCCATCCATAATGATTCACATGTTGTCATTTCCAGTTTGGATACCCACCCTTCTCAGATAGTAAATGAACCCCAAAAAG TTGCTGCTTCTGAGCAGATGACTGTGTCCGGTGCTGATTCTCATGTGGTTCCTGAAGCAGAATCTGAGTTGAAAACATCAGCTCCAAAGCTTGATGTGATGTTAGAGAAGTTGGCCATATCTTCTCATCAGCCTGTTATTTTTCCTGATCATCTCCAAGTCCCTGATAATTTTAGAAGCTTGTTCACATTTGGAAGTTTGGACGCTGCTTCTGATGATTCTAGTCCTCTATCTGTGATTGAATCTTCTCAGCAAAATGGTGAAGTTATCACAGAACCTTTTTCGAG CAATCAAGATGTTTTCCCAACAGCTCAGGAAGGTGAATCGCAAGATTTTCCACTACCACAACTTTCTGAACAAGTAATGCCTTTTGAAGATAACTCATCCGATCCTCCTGTAGAACATGAGAATACAGAGCTGGAGTCTACTTCCCCTACTGCAGgatttcaaattccaattcaaCTTTCTGAACAAGTATTGCCTTATGAAGATAAAATCTCATCTGACCCTCCTGTAGAACATGATTCAAAGCTGGAGTCAACTCCCTCTACTGCAGGGTTTCAGAATCCAGTTCTACCACCTAGCTTTGGTTATATGCCGCATGTGATTGGTCCACATTTTGTACAACTCGATGTACCCGAGATTCAG AGTGGGAGTTCTGTATCTGCGTCTGTGTTGGGCCCAACACCTACAACACAAGCTGTAATGGCTGGTCAGGGTTCCATGGCATTATCTCCACCCCTGTTTCCTTATTTCAGACCACCATATCCAAGCTACATTCCTTATAATCCATACTTCCCACATATGTATTTGCCACAAAATGCGCACTTGTTGAACCATGGTGTGTTTCCTCTGCAACCACCTACTGGCAACGTACATCTACAGGCAGTGGCAGGAGGGAAGTTCCCTGCTTCACAGTACAAACAATCAAATAATGAAGATCTTAATGTATCTCAGCCAAAGGAGAACAATACTCACTCAGCTGTTCAGCAG GTTGATGATGCACAAGTTTGGGGTCCAGCAGGTGGCAGGGATGCACCCATTTTAGTGCCCAACTATTTCTACAACTTCCCTCAAGGACAACACATGGCTTTCTCCCCTTTACATGCAGGGCTTTATCATTCTTCCCAAACAATTACTGCTCAATCTACTGTAGGACCGCTTGTGTATCAATCTCCTTCCACCAGTGGGAACATTGAACTAGTGGTGCAACCTCCTGGCTCTCACCAACAGTCCCAGTATGCACCACAGATAAACTCAAACTCTGCGTTACCGAATAGAGAGACCAATTGA